TCGGGGGGACCGAGGGCGTCGGCCGGACCTCATCGCCCTCGGCGCTGCCCGGAAGCAGCAGCGCCGATCCGAAGCCGACCAGGGCCGCCGCGCCGACGGCGACCACGACAGCGGCCCGGCGCAGGTTCGGGCCGAATCCGAAGCCCCTGTCGTCGCGTTCCCGCCGGGCGGCCCGCCGCCGACGGGAGACGGGGGGCAACTCCTGCGTCGTGTCCTCGGCGCCGGGCGTCGGCCGGGGCGCGGGCCTGGGCCTGGGTGCGGGCCGGGGCAGGGGTACGGATTCGTAGCCCTCCGGCATTCCGGACATCGCTTCCTCGTGCTCCCGCATGAGCTGCGCCAGTGCCTCGGTGCGGCGACGGCGCACCACGCGGGTCGGCTCCAGGGGGCGGCGGCCTTCCGGCCGGCCCGGTGCGGGCGGTGTAGACACTCGGCTTCCCTTCCCAGCGTTCTCCTGCGTACGGACTTCGCACGGGGCCGTGCACGGCGATGCCACCGGCTCCGTGAAGTGATACGCGTTCAGATGCCACCGGGTTCAGTGCGACGGGCGGAGGTTGCCGGACGCCCGGCGTCCGGTACCGCCGTCGCCCAGGCCGGACCGCTCGACGAAGTGGTCCAGGTGGTCCGGGGCCGGGCGCAGCAGGCCGTCGCGGACGGCGAGGGCGGTGGCCTCTGCGCGGGAGGCGGCGCCGGTCTTGCGGAGCAGATGTTCGATGTGGCTGTGCACGGTCCGCGGGGACAGGAACAGGGCCTGCGCGATGGCCTGGTTGGTCTGCCCGGTGGCGGCCCGCGTGAGCACTTCCAGCTCGCGCGGGCTGAGCCCGTACGGCAGTTCTGTCGGCGTCTCGTGGACCAGTACCGCCTCCGCCGGACCGGTCAGCCCCGGGGCAGTGGTGTGCCGGTGCAGGGAGACGCGGTACCAGGTGCCGTCGAGTTGCCACAGCAGCCGCAGCCGTCGGCCGCCCGTCCCGGCGAAGGCGCGCAGCAGGGGACGGAACTCGTCGTCCGCCGCGACGCGGGCGTGCCCCCACCCCGGCAGGCCGACGCTGCCGCCCTCGGCGACAAGGCTCGCCGCGCCCTCGGCAGGCAGTCCGTGCAGGTCGCCGGTGTGTGCCGTCGGGTCGACCAGCGCTCCGAGCGCGGGGATGACGGAGGCGAGGAGGCGGCGGGCCTCGGTGTCGTAGGCGTCCGCGTCGCGGGTCGAGAGGTTGATCAGGCCGACGAGGCGTCCGTCGTGCCGGAGTGCCCCGGTCATCGCGTCGCGCAGGCCGGCCGGGCGGACCCGCTCGGCGTAGAACCAGCCGTGCCGGAAGCGCTGGCAGGGGTCGTCGGCGTCCTCGGAGATGGAGGGCGGCACATCCTGGCGGACGACGTTGCGGTACCAGGGGGTGTCGACGAACTCCGCGGCCATCGCCTGCGAGTTCTCGGCGGTGTAGCCGATGCCGGCGACCTGGACGTGCTCGCCGGTCAGCGGGTCGATGGACAGCAGCGTCGCCACGTCGAGGGGCAGGGCACGGCGGAGTTCCTCCAGCGCCTGGGAGCACGCCGAGACGGTGTCGCGCTCGCGCGTGAGCATGCCGATGCGGGTGGCCGCCGCGATCTGGTGGTGGCTGAGCATGCGCGCCTCCGGGAGCTGCCCGGGAGTCATCCAGCAGCAAAGTCGTTTGGCCCCTAACGCTAGGGCCGCGCCCCGTGCCGGGCAAGACGTTCGCCCCGACGTGACCGTATCGCTGCCGACCGGACCGCCGGTTCGGATCACGGTCGGAAGGTGGTCGGGAGGCGGTCAGGACGGGGCCTGGACGGAGTCGGTATTTGTACGGATGGTGCGACGGGACGCGGGGGTCTTTTCTGTTCGGCACGGCCGGTCCTCCCGACCGGCAGCCTCACGAACCTCTTGCCGCACCCCTCGCAGCCCGCCCCCCGACGGGCCCGTCCCCTGGGAGAGCACCGCCATGACCACAACCCCGTCCGCCGGTTCCGCGACCTCGCGCAGACAGTTCCTCGCCTGGTCCGGCACGGCCCTCGCCCTCGCCGCCGCCGGCTGTTCGGCACCCGGCAGCGACACGGCGTCGTCGGGGCAGAAGGCCGCCGCCGCCAAGGCGTCCGGTGAGCCCCTGACGAAGATCGGCCTGGACTACCCGTTCACCCAACTCCCGCTCTACGCCACGCTGGTGAAGCTCTCCACGGCCGCCGCGAAGAAGCACGGGGTCTCCCTGCTGACGACCAGCGACGGCAGCAGCCCCGACACCCAGGCGACCAACCTCAACACCTGGGTCGCCCGCAAGACGCCCGCGATCGTCTCGTTCCCCATGGTGTTCGAGGCCACCGAAACCATCGCCAAGGCCGCGCTGGACGCCGGCCTGATCTGGGTGACGTACGGCGGCACGCTGGAGAACCAGAGTGCCGACATCCGGTTCAGCTTCCGGGAGGGCGGCGCCCTGCTCGGCGAGGCGGCGGCCAAGTGGGCGCTGGAGAACCTCGGCGGCAAGGGCAAGATCGCCTTCCTGACCGACAGCACGATCGAACTGGGCCGCGAGCGCACCAAGGGCATGGTCGACGCCTTCACCAAACTCGCGCCGGGCGTCGACGTCGTCGCCCAGGAACAGGCCATCGACCCGGACACGGGCCTGACCAGGACCAAGGCCATCCTGGCCAAGCACCCCGACCTCAATCTGGTCCTCGGTGTCACGGACGCGTCCGCGTACGGCGGGTACAAGGCGCTGGAGCAGACGGGTCGGGCGAAGGACGACGCGAAGACGTTCGTCGGCGGGCAGGACGGGGCGGCGCCCTCGCTCATCGCGATCAAGCAGGGCACCTTCTACCGCGCCTCGGCCGCGCTCGCCCCGCAGGACATCGCGAACGCCATCGTGGACGTGCCGCTCGCGGTCGCCGCGGGCAAGGCCGACCCCGGCGTGGAGGTACCGATCACGCTCGTCGGCCCCCGGGACACGGCGAAGATCGACGCGCTGCTCGCCCAGAACGGCTAGGGGGCCGTCATGACGGAGGTGAGTCTCCGGATCCGCGGACTGACCAAGTCCTTCGGCGGGGTCCGGGCCCTGGACGGCGTGGACCTGACCGTGCCGATGGGACAGGTCCACGCCCTGCTCGGGCACAACGGCGCCGGCAAGTCCACGCTCATCAAGTGCCTGGGCGGGGCCTACCCGCCGGACGCGGGCACGATCGAGGTCGGCGGGCGGGCGTACGAGCGGCTGAGCCCGCGCGAGTCGATCGCGGCGGGTGTGGCGATCATCTTCCAGACGCTGAGCGTGGTCGACGCGCTCACCGTCTCCGAGAACATCTTCCTCGGCCAGGAGTGGACGCGGTACGGCCGGATCGACCGCCGCGCCCAGGAAGAGGTCGCCGCCGGACTCCTGGAACGCGTGGCGGCGACCTGCTCACCACGCGACCGGGTGGGCGAACTCCCCATGGGGCAGCGCCAGTTGGTCGAGATCGCCAAGGCGCTCAGCCGCAGCGCCTCCGTCCTGGTCCTCGACGAGCCGACCGCCGCCCTGTCCACCGCCGAGAGCGACGCCCTGGCCGAACGGGTCGAGGATTTGCGCACCCAGGGACTGGCCATCGTCTACGTCACCCACCTGCTGGCGGAGGTCGAGCGCCTCGCCGACGCGGTGACCGTCCTGCGGGACGGCCTGGTCGCCCATCACGCGGTGGGGGCGGGACAGCGCCGACGGGACCTGGTCGCCGCCATCGCCGGACGACCGGCCGAGCCTCCCGCCCGGACTGGTGACGGGACCCACGCCGAGACCCGTGTCGAGACGAGACCGATCGGCGCCGGGTCCCCCAGTCACCGTCCCCGCACCGACACCGACACCACACCCCGCGTCGCGGCCTCCCCCGCCGGTTCAGCGGCGCGGGGTGTGGGCTCCTCCTCCGGCGGCCTGGTCCTGGAGGGCCTGCGCGGCCCCGGTTTCGGACCCGTCACCCTCACCGTGGGCAGCGGTGAACGCGTCGGGCTGTACGGCCTCATCGGTTCCGGCCGTACGCGCGTCCTGGAGACCCTGTACGGCAGGCGCCGC
The DNA window shown above is from Streptomyces sp. NBC_01451 and carries:
- a CDS encoding sugar ABC transporter substrate-binding protein; this translates as MTTTPSAGSATSRRQFLAWSGTALALAAAGCSAPGSDTASSGQKAAAAKASGEPLTKIGLDYPFTQLPLYATLVKLSTAAAKKHGVSLLTTSDGSSPDTQATNLNTWVARKTPAIVSFPMVFEATETIAKAALDAGLIWVTYGGTLENQSADIRFSFREGGALLGEAAAKWALENLGGKGKIAFLTDSTIELGRERTKGMVDAFTKLAPGVDVVAQEQAIDPDTGLTRTKAILAKHPDLNLVLGVTDASAYGGYKALEQTGRAKDDAKTFVGGQDGAAPSLIAIKQGTFYRASAALAPQDIANAIVDVPLAVAAGKADPGVEVPITLVGPRDTAKIDALLAQNG
- a CDS encoding peptidoglycan-binding domain-containing protein; protein product: MSTPPAPGRPEGRRPLEPTRVVRRRRTEALAQLMREHEEAMSGMPEGYESVPLPRPAPRPRPAPRPTPGAEDTTQELPPVSRRRRAARRERDDRGFGFGPNLRRAAVVVAVGAAALVGFGSALLLPGSAEGDEVRPTPSVPPTTAPAPSAPVAADPDGPGTLREGASGPEVTDLQERLLRIPDVYTHGATSGNYDTALTEAVARFQLWYGIRGDESGVYGDDTRKDLESRTGS
- a CDS encoding LuxR C-terminal-related transcriptional regulator encodes the protein MLSHHQIAAATRIGMLTRERDTVSACSQALEELRRALPLDVATLLSIDPLTGEHVQVAGIGYTAENSQAMAAEFVDTPWYRNVVRQDVPPSISEDADDPCQRFRHGWFYAERVRPAGLRDAMTGALRHDGRLVGLINLSTRDADAYDTEARRLLASVIPALGALVDPTAHTGDLHGLPAEGAASLVAEGGSVGLPGWGHARVAADDEFRPLLRAFAGTGGRRLRLLWQLDGTWYRVSLHRHTTAPGLTGPAEAVLVHETPTELPYGLSPRELEVLTRAATGQTNQAIAQALFLSPRTVHSHIEHLLRKTGAASRAEATALAVRDGLLRPAPDHLDHFVERSGLGDGGTGRRASGNLRPSH
- a CDS encoding sugar ABC transporter ATP-binding protein translates to MTEVSLRIRGLTKSFGGVRALDGVDLTVPMGQVHALLGHNGAGKSTLIKCLGGAYPPDAGTIEVGGRAYERLSPRESIAAGVAIIFQTLSVVDALTVSENIFLGQEWTRYGRIDRRAQEEVAAGLLERVAATCSPRDRVGELPMGQRQLVEIAKALSRSASVLVLDEPTAALSTAESDALAERVEDLRTQGLAIVYVTHLLAEVERLADAVTVLRDGLVAHHAVGAGQRRRDLVAAIAGRPAEPPARTGDGTHAETRVETRPIGAGSPSHRPRTDTDTTPRVAASPAGSAARGVGSSSGGLVLEGLRGPGFGPVTLTVGSGERVGLYGLIGSGRTRVLETLYGRRRASGGTVRVGDRTVAAARPGDALAAGIALVPADRRRQGLFPTLGARDNALLPAVRPLSRYGVRALGAERRVFDALASEVGLRPARPRLPASSFSGGNQQKLVLGRWINDTRDIRVLLLDEPTQGVDVGARQEIYRVVRSLADDRGTAVLFASSDPEEIVALADRCLVVAGGRVVGELSGAGLTEEALLSAVHDASGPFSPSEESDGSDIPDGASARQRSVPAEGAV